A single window of Vigna unguiculata cultivar IT97K-499-35 chromosome 1, ASM411807v1, whole genome shotgun sequence DNA harbors:
- the LOC114177567 gene encoding uncharacterized protein LOC114177567 isoform X3 → MHAASQTFILNLTPQVTRCKQRVDRYIVPILNYGYFGLSWKLEVGARSILKRQDIKCLPAAGVLSDAEISSNQFEDFSVSVAETDDTRELKISVEVSGNKTQRIFDDVFKRMVAAAQPIPGFRRVKGGKTPDIPKNILLEVLGPSKVFKEVIKKIINSTVAEYVEKERLTVSTDLRVEQSFEDLESTFVEGEKFSFDVLLKLKN, encoded by the exons ATGCATGCAGCATCTCAAACTTTCATCTTAAATCTCACTCCACAG gTGACCAGGTGCAAGCAGAGAGTAGACCGGTATATTGTGCCTATCCTGAATTATGGATATTTTGGTCTTTCATGGAAACTTGAAGTTGGTGCAAGAAGTATTTTAAAAAG GCAAGACATTAAATGCCTCCCTGCTGCTGGTGTATTATCAG ATGCCGAAATTTCTTCCAATCAGTTTGAAGACTTCTCTGTCTCTGTTGCCGAGACGGATGATACCAGAGAACTTAAG ATAAGCGTAGAGGTATCTGGAAACAAAACTCAAAGGATATTTGATGATGTCTTTAAGAGAATGGTTGCTGCTGCTCAACCAATCCCAGGATTTCGAAGAGTAAAAGGAG GGAAAACACCAGAT ATAccaaaaaacattttattagaGGTGCTTGGACCTTCCAAAGTTTTCAAGGAAGTCATCAAGAAGATAATCAACTCAACTGTAGCTGAATATGTAGAGAAG GAGCGTTTAACAGTTAGCACGGACCTGAGGGTTGAGCAAAGCTTTGAAGATCTTGAAAGTACTTTTGTAGAAGGGGAAAAATTCAGCTTTGATGTTTTACTTAagcttaaaaattaa
- the LOC114177567 gene encoding uncharacterized protein LOC114177567 isoform X2: MRKFYPTRRNVFKREETISYRFQELWGIFIILSGTPYLLGEVVIGRNQKRLPSWTKKNWILIRVLWLQLKERMHAASQTFILNLTPQVTRCKQRVDRYIVPILNYGYFGLSWKLEVGARSILKRQDIKCLPAAGVLSDAEISSNQFEDFSVSVAETDDTRELKISVEVSGNKTQRIFDDVFKRMVAAAQPIPGFRRVKGGKTPDIPKNILLEVLGPSKVFKEVIKKIINSTVAEYVEKERLTVSTDLRVEQSFEDLESTFVEGEKFSFDVLLKLKN; encoded by the exons ATGAGAAAATTTTACCCAACAAGAAGAAATGTGTTCAAAAG AGAGGAAACAATATCTTACAGGTTCCAAGAACTGTGGGgcatatttattattctttccGGCACACCCTATCTTTTGGGGGAGGTTGTCATAGGTAGAAATCAAAAGAGGCTTCCCTCCTGGACAAAGAAAAATTGGATTCTGATCAGAGTACTGTGGTTACAATTGAAAGAAAGAATGCATGCAGCATCTCAAACTTTCATCTTAAATCTCACTCCACAG gTGACCAGGTGCAAGCAGAGAGTAGACCGGTATATTGTGCCTATCCTGAATTATGGATATTTTGGTCTTTCATGGAAACTTGAAGTTGGTGCAAGAAGTATTTTAAAAAG GCAAGACATTAAATGCCTCCCTGCTGCTGGTGTATTATCAG ATGCCGAAATTTCTTCCAATCAGTTTGAAGACTTCTCTGTCTCTGTTGCCGAGACGGATGATACCAGAGAACTTAAG ATAAGCGTAGAGGTATCTGGAAACAAAACTCAAAGGATATTTGATGATGTCTTTAAGAGAATGGTTGCTGCTGCTCAACCAATCCCAGGATTTCGAAGAGTAAAAGGAG GGAAAACACCAGAT ATAccaaaaaacattttattagaGGTGCTTGGACCTTCCAAAGTTTTCAAGGAAGTCATCAAGAAGATAATCAACTCAACTGTAGCTGAATATGTAGAGAAG GAGCGTTTAACAGTTAGCACGGACCTGAGGGTTGAGCAAAGCTTTGAAGATCTTGAAAGTACTTTTGTAGAAGGGGAAAAATTCAGCTTTGATGTTTTACTTAagcttaaaaattaa
- the LOC114177567 gene encoding uncharacterized protein LOC114177567 isoform X1, with amino-acid sequence MLMSFTVTTRRCEISIWFQRTNKILSWVQFVDFIFAYSVLGFKLCFKEERQHIVSTIVIVWLNILWASLNLLLGSLFISENNEKILPNKKKCVQKGAFFILREETISYRFQELWGIFIILSGTPYLLGEVVIGRNQKRLPSWTKKNWILIRVLWLQLKERMHAASQTFILNLTPQVTRCKQRVDRYIVPILNYGYFGLSWKLEVGARSILKRQDIKCLPAAGVLSDAEISSNQFEDFSVSVAETDDTRELKISVEVSGNKTQRIFDDVFKRMVAAAQPIPGFRRVKGGKTPDIPKNILLEVLGPSKVFKEVIKKIINSTVAEYVEKERLTVSTDLRVEQSFEDLESTFVEGEKFSFDVLLKLKN; translated from the exons ATGTTAATGAGTTTCACTGTTACAACACGTCGGtgtgaaatttcaatttggtttcaaagaacaaacaagatacTATCATGGGTTCAGTTCGTGGATTTTATCTTTGCATACTCTGTATTGggatttaaattatgttttaaggaAGAGAGACAACACATTGTTTCAACAATTGTTATTGTCTGGTTAAACATTTTATGGGCTTCACTAAATCTTCTTTTGGGTTCACTCTTTATTAGTGAGAATAATGAGAAAATTTTACCCAACAAGAAGAAATGTGTTCAAAAG GGTGCATTTTTTATCCTTAGAGAGGAAACAATATCTTACAGGTTCCAAGAACTGTGGGgcatatttattattctttccGGCACACCCTATCTTTTGGGGGAGGTTGTCATAGGTAGAAATCAAAAGAGGCTTCCCTCCTGGACAAAGAAAAATTGGATTCTGATCAGAGTACTGTGGTTACAATTGAAAGAAAGAATGCATGCAGCATCTCAAACTTTCATCTTAAATCTCACTCCACAG gTGACCAGGTGCAAGCAGAGAGTAGACCGGTATATTGTGCCTATCCTGAATTATGGATATTTTGGTCTTTCATGGAAACTTGAAGTTGGTGCAAGAAGTATTTTAAAAAG GCAAGACATTAAATGCCTCCCTGCTGCTGGTGTATTATCAG ATGCCGAAATTTCTTCCAATCAGTTTGAAGACTTCTCTGTCTCTGTTGCCGAGACGGATGATACCAGAGAACTTAAG ATAAGCGTAGAGGTATCTGGAAACAAAACTCAAAGGATATTTGATGATGTCTTTAAGAGAATGGTTGCTGCTGCTCAACCAATCCCAGGATTTCGAAGAGTAAAAGGAG GGAAAACACCAGAT ATAccaaaaaacattttattagaGGTGCTTGGACCTTCCAAAGTTTTCAAGGAAGTCATCAAGAAGATAATCAACTCAACTGTAGCTGAATATGTAGAGAAG GAGCGTTTAACAGTTAGCACGGACCTGAGGGTTGAGCAAAGCTTTGAAGATCTTGAAAGTACTTTTGTAGAAGGGGAAAAATTCAGCTTTGATGTTTTACTTAagcttaaaaattaa